One segment of Manihot esculenta cultivar AM560-2 chromosome 4, M.esculenta_v8, whole genome shotgun sequence DNA contains the following:
- the LOC110614000 gene encoding vacuolar protein sorting-associated protein 24 homolog 1: protein MEKVMNMIKPKPNPQQQLRDWQRKLRQECRNIERQIRDIQREEKSVQKAIKDAAKRNDMGSAKALAKEIVRSRRTVNRLYENKAQMNSISMHLGESVAIARTVGHLSKSAEVMKLVNNLMKAPEVAATMLEFSKEMTKAGVIEEFVNDAVDNALDSEDIEEEIEEEVDKVLTAIAGETAAQLPEAVRKERVKQSAGTERTAEEEEAIAEGVDDEEELEEIRARLAKVRS, encoded by the exons ATGGAGAAAGTGATGAACATGATAAAGCCGAAACCAAACCCACAGCAGCAATTGAGAGATTGGCAGCGTAAACTCCGTCAAGAGTGTCGCAACATCGAGCGCCAAATCCGAG ATATACAGAGAGAAGAGAAAAGTGTACAAAAAGCAATCAAAGATGCTGCCAAGAGGAATGACATGGGTTCTGCGAAG GCCCTCGCTAAGGAAATTGTGCGATCTAGAAGAACAGTAAACAGGCTTTATGAAAATAAGGCACAAATGAATTCTATATCAATGCACCTTGGTGAAAGTGTGG CAATTGCCCGTACAGTGGGCCATTTATCCAAGAGTGCTGAGGTGATGAAGCTTGTTAATAATCTTATGAAGGCTCCAGAAGTGGCTGCTACAATGCTAGAGTTTAGCAAAGAAATGACCAAg GCAGGGGTAATTGAAGAATTTGTGAATGATGCTGTTGACAATGCACTGGATTCCGAAGATATTGAAGAAGAAATTGAGGAAGAAGTTGACAAGGTCTTGACTGCTATAGCTGGTGAGACTGCTGCACAGCTACCAGAAGCAGTGAGGAAGGAGAGAGTGAAGCAATCAGCTGGGACAGAAAGGACAGCCGAGGAG GAAGAAGCCATTGCCGAGGGTGTTGATGATGAGGAAGAACTAGAAGAAATAAGGGCTCGACTTGCCAAAGTTAGGTCTTAG